A genomic segment from Alteribacillus bidgolensis encodes:
- a CDS encoding DegV family protein, producing MVARVKIVTDSTADIPLDLVKKFNISVIPLKVVIGNETFQDGVNLTPESFYQKLDEMDDLPSTSQPTPYEFETVYRRIAENDHSNDTTILSIHLSSQLSGTIQSATLAADEVKDAVKVEVIDSKRASYAIGIIVVEIAKMAQNGAGLSECKAKLEMLLKRTNVYFLVDTLEYLQKNGRIGKASALIGSLLKMKPVLSLTEDGQVYPYHKARGRKKALAVIREAVKNQYGDQPVHVGVSHADAEESGEQLLRNVADGLNTQSMTTTKIGAVIGAHTGRGTVAISVTPAE from the coding sequence ATGGTGGCACGCGTGAAAATTGTAACCGATAGTACGGCTGACATTCCATTAGATTTGGTAAAAAAATTTAACATTTCGGTGATACCTTTAAAAGTGGTGATCGGAAATGAGACGTTTCAAGACGGGGTCAATTTAACACCTGAGTCTTTTTATCAAAAACTAGATGAAATGGACGATTTGCCATCAACATCTCAGCCTACTCCGTATGAGTTTGAGACAGTTTACCGTCGCATTGCTGAAAATGATCATTCAAATGATACAACGATTCTCTCTATTCATTTATCGTCTCAATTGAGTGGTACGATTCAGTCAGCTACACTTGCTGCAGATGAAGTGAAAGATGCTGTAAAGGTTGAAGTTATAGACTCTAAGCGTGCTTCTTATGCCATCGGCATTATAGTCGTGGAAATTGCAAAAATGGCCCAAAATGGTGCTGGCTTGTCTGAATGTAAGGCAAAACTTGAAATGTTGCTAAAGCGTACAAATGTTTATTTCTTGGTCGATACACTCGAATATTTACAAAAAAATGGCCGCATCGGAAAAGCTTCAGCTTTAATCGGCTCCTTGTTAAAAATGAAACCGGTGTTAAGTTTAACGGAAGACGGGCAGGTATACCCATACCACAAAGCAAGAGGAAGAAAAAAGGCATTGGCAGTCATTCGGGAAGCGGTGAAAAATCAGTACGGAGATCAGCCGGTCCATGTCGGGGTTTCTCATGCAGATGCAGAGGAAAGTGGAGAGCAGCTGCTTCGAAATGTGGCAGACGGATTGAATACACAATCAATGACGACCACAAAAATCGGAGCTGTCATTGGAGCTCACACTGGACGTGGCACGGTTGCCATTTCAGTAACTCCGGCTGAATGA
- the plsX gene encoding phosphate acyltransferase PlsX, with product MKIVIDTMGGDHAPKAHVAGAMAAVRSFKDVEILLVGNEPEIRKHLTKSKNISVLHTDEKIEDDDTPTRAVRRKRNASMVLSVQEVREGRADACISSGNTGALMTAGLLHVGRITGIERPALAPMLPTVDGEGFLLLDVGANVDAKASHLLQNAYMGSTYMEMVKKVNRPRIGLINVGTEDGKGNELSKEAFDLLSEAPLHFIGNVEARDLLNGVCDVAVCDGFSGNLVLKSIEGTAGTLFTLLKQELTSSFTNKLAAGLLRSSFINIKEKMSYSHYGGAGLFGLKAPVIKAHGSSDHTAVYHAIRQARQMVNEKVTDVISKEANKQEE from the coding sequence ATGAAAATTGTCATCGACACAATGGGCGGAGATCATGCTCCTAAAGCTCATGTTGCGGGAGCAATGGCTGCGGTTCGTTCCTTTAAAGATGTTGAAATTCTATTAGTAGGTAATGAACCGGAAATCCGCAAACATTTAACCAAATCAAAGAATATTTCTGTGTTACATACGGACGAAAAAATAGAAGATGACGATACACCGACAAGAGCCGTTCGGAGAAAACGTAACGCTTCGATGGTGCTGTCAGTACAAGAAGTGAGAGAAGGACGTGCTGATGCTTGCATTTCATCAGGTAATACAGGAGCTCTCATGACAGCTGGTTTATTGCATGTCGGCCGTATAACAGGCATTGAAAGGCCAGCCCTTGCTCCAATGCTTCCCACAGTAGATGGGGAAGGTTTTCTGCTTCTTGATGTTGGCGCAAACGTTGATGCAAAAGCTTCACATTTACTCCAAAATGCATATATGGGATCCACGTATATGGAAATGGTAAAAAAAGTGAACCGTCCAAGAATCGGACTTATCAACGTAGGAACAGAAGATGGGAAAGGAAATGAACTTTCTAAAGAAGCATTTGACCTGTTATCAGAAGCTCCGCTGCATTTTATAGGAAATGTAGAAGCTCGTGATCTTTTAAACGGAGTATGCGATGTTGCTGTATGTGATGGTTTTTCTGGCAATTTAGTCTTGAAGTCGATTGAAGGGACAGCGGGCACCTTATTTACACTTTTAAAGCAGGAATTGACTTCTAGTTTCACGAATAAACTGGCAGCAGGATTATTGCGATCTAGTTTTATTAATATCAAAGAAAAAATGAGCTATTCACATTACGGAGGAGCTGGATTATTCGGTTTAAAAGCTCCGGTTATTAAAGCGCACGGTTCTTCTGATCATACAGCTGTATATCATGCTATCCGCCAGGCTAGACAAATGGTAAATGAGAAAGTAACAGATGTAATAAGCAAGGAAGCAAATAAACAGGAGGAATAA
- the rpe gene encoding ribulose-phosphate 3-epimerase, giving the protein MVKVAPSILSADFSQLKEEIIDVDKGGADYIHIDVMDGHFVPNITIGPLIVQAVRPHTELPLDVHLMIEEPDRYVADFAKAGADIISVHVEACRHLHRTIHLIKEHGAKTGVVLNPATPAETIKHILKEVDLVLLMTVNPGFGGQAFIPEVVAKIEEVKNMLSELGHDAELEVDGGVNKETAASCRAAGANVLVAGSAVYKHADRQKAIEQIRGSAE; this is encoded by the coding sequence ATGGTTAAAGTAGCACCATCAATTTTGTCAGCTGATTTTTCTCAACTAAAAGAAGAAATTATTGATGTAGATAAAGGCGGGGCCGATTATATTCATATTGACGTGATGGACGGCCATTTTGTGCCGAATATTACAATTGGACCGCTTATTGTACAAGCGGTTCGCCCTCATACAGAACTTCCTCTTGACGTTCATTTAATGATTGAAGAACCAGATCGTTACGTTGCTGATTTTGCCAAAGCAGGCGCTGATATCATTTCTGTTCATGTAGAAGCCTGCCGTCATTTACACCGGACGATTCACCTTATTAAAGAACATGGAGCGAAAACTGGGGTAGTGCTTAATCCGGCGACGCCTGCAGAAACCATAAAACATATTTTAAAAGAAGTTGATCTCGTTTTATTAATGACCGTAAATCCTGGTTTTGGAGGACAGGCATTTATCCCGGAAGTTGTGGCAAAAATCGAGGAAGTAAAAAACATGTTGTCAGAGCTTGGGCACGATGCAGAACTTGAAGTGGACGGCGGCGTCAACAAAGAAACGGCTGCTTCTTGCAGGGCTGCTGGGGCCAATGTTTTGGTAGCGGGCTCGGCTGTGTACAAACATGCAGATCGTCAAAAAGCAATAGAACAAATTCGTGGGTCTGCTGAATAG
- the spoVM gene encoding stage V sporulation protein SpoVM — MKFYTIKLPKFLGGFVRAVIGTIKKE; from the coding sequence ATGAAATTCTATACTATTAAACTGCCTAAGTTCCTGGGAGGATTTGTACGCGCCGTTATCGGTACTATAAAAAAAGAGTAG
- the rsgA gene encoding ribosome small subunit-dependent GTPase A, with the protein MEEGIIVKSLSGFYYVENEQGVFQCRGRGLFRKQKIKPLVGDNVRFEAEKKEEGYIYEIFERQNELNRPPVANVDQALLVFSAEEPAFSSLLLDRFLIHMESLDIEPIIVVNKMDLVKEKREQELLAFQQDYNNIGYAFYFVSGKSGDGIEQLPPLLEGSISIVAGQSGVGKSTLLNNLDRSLQLKTAEISAHLGRGKHTTRHVELLSMHNGWVADTPGFSLLDFKSISEDDLDVCFPEMKERLPDCKFRGCTHRKEPGCAVKQALENGDIPSYRYVHYIQFYKEIFDHRRY; encoded by the coding sequence ATGGAGGAAGGAATCATCGTAAAATCACTGAGCGGATTTTATTATGTAGAAAATGAACAAGGTGTCTTCCAATGCCGGGGAAGAGGATTATTCAGAAAACAAAAGATTAAACCTCTCGTTGGTGATAATGTAAGATTTGAAGCAGAAAAAAAAGAAGAAGGTTATATTTACGAAATTTTTGAACGGCAAAACGAATTGAACCGTCCCCCAGTAGCTAATGTAGATCAGGCTTTGCTCGTGTTTTCAGCAGAGGAGCCAGCATTTTCGTCTCTTTTGCTCGACCGTTTTCTTATTCATATGGAATCCTTAGATATTGAACCGATTATTGTAGTCAATAAAATGGATTTAGTAAAAGAAAAGCGGGAACAGGAACTGCTGGCATTTCAACAAGACTATAATAATATAGGATATGCGTTTTATTTTGTGTCGGGAAAAAGCGGGGACGGGATAGAACAGCTTCCTCCACTCTTAGAAGGCAGCATCTCTATTGTTGCAGGACAATCTGGTGTTGGTAAATCAACTCTTTTAAATAACTTGGATCGTTCTTTACAGTTAAAAACAGCAGAAATTTCTGCTCATCTAGGAAGAGGTAAACACACAACGAGACATGTTGAACTTCTTTCTATGCATAACGGATGGGTTGCCGATACTCCAGGTTTTAGCTTGCTCGATTTTAAGTCTATTAGTGAGGATGATCTTGATGTCTGTTTCCCTGAAATGAAAGAAAGATTACCTGATTGTAAGTTTCGTGGCTGCACCCATCGAAAAGAGCCTGGCTGTGCAGTGAAACAAGCGTTAGAAAACGGGGATATTCCTTCCTATCGTTATGTCCATTACATTCAATTTTATAAAGAGATTTTCGATCATCGGAGGTATTAA
- the pknB gene encoding Stk1 family PASTA domain-containing Ser/Thr kinase — protein sequence MSNLIGKRISERYQIQDKIGGGGMAHVYKAQDIILERSVAVKVLQPQYNTDEEFIRRFHREAQAATSLAHPNIVNIYDVGEEENLYYIVMEYIEGETLKEKIQQQGPLPLEQSVSLMDKILGAIGHAHANGIIHRDIKPHNILINHNGEAKVTDFGIARAASAATITHTNSVMGSVHYLSPEQAKGGRITAQSDIYSLGVVLYEMVTGSLPYTGDSAVSIALKHLQEPLPLPSEKRPGLPQSLENVILKATVKDPLERFDSVFTMQDDLKTVLSMERRNEAPYILPEDEDATKAVPIIKDEDGFAEETKVAPSEATAVHNNNMDNQPPPPKKKRKRWGWILFFILLFIIGAAAAAFTILPDWLKVDEAEVPEVQNMEEDEAVQEIEEARLEAEVENVYDDEVEENFVVGQDPRGGSTVKIDSTVTLYVSEGQEEVEMPDLEGVDRDQAEDMLSDYNGVEYTASETSEYPPDHIIEQTPKAGENVVAEETTVYLTYSTEREFSLDNLEGESKDAVEKYLENNNLNGSFETRHSDEISSGRVIEHSPGPYTTVTDGDEITFVISEGPEEESVEENETEQIEAVIPVEVEESEEEEDQSFDIRIVYEDATTDGETTFTEETISETKTYRVPLEVTPETDGYYKLYVDDEEVQSNTFNYGDE from the coding sequence ATGTCTAACCTGATTGGCAAAAGAATAAGTGAACGGTATCAAATTCAAGATAAGATAGGCGGAGGCGGTATGGCTCACGTCTACAAAGCGCAAGATATAATATTAGAGCGCTCCGTTGCGGTGAAAGTGCTTCAGCCGCAATATAACACGGATGAAGAATTTATCCGGCGCTTTCACCGAGAGGCGCAGGCGGCAACCAGCTTGGCCCACCCAAATATTGTTAATATTTACGATGTAGGGGAAGAAGAAAACCTTTATTATATTGTAATGGAGTATATTGAAGGAGAAACGCTGAAAGAAAAAATCCAGCAGCAAGGGCCTCTTCCATTAGAACAATCTGTCAGTCTCATGGATAAAATTTTAGGCGCAATCGGGCATGCCCATGCCAATGGGATTATACACAGGGATATAAAGCCGCATAATATTTTAATAAATCATAATGGAGAAGCAAAAGTAACGGATTTTGGTATAGCGAGAGCAGCTTCAGCAGCCACAATCACGCATACAAATTCGGTTATGGGGTCTGTTCATTATTTATCGCCAGAACAAGCAAAAGGCGGCCGCATTACAGCTCAGTCAGATATTTATTCACTCGGGGTTGTGCTTTATGAAATGGTGACCGGATCACTTCCTTACACAGGTGACTCAGCGGTTAGTATTGCATTAAAGCATTTACAAGAGCCATTGCCGCTTCCATCTGAAAAAAGACCGGGACTGCCGCAAAGTCTTGAAAATGTTATTTTAAAAGCAACAGTAAAAGATCCGCTTGAACGTTTTGATAGTGTTTTCACGATGCAGGACGATTTAAAAACCGTTCTTTCGATGGAACGCCGTAACGAAGCCCCTTATATTCTTCCTGAAGATGAGGATGCTACAAAAGCTGTCCCAATTATAAAAGATGAGGATGGATTTGCAGAAGAAACAAAAGTGGCTCCTTCCGAAGCAACGGCGGTTCATAATAATAATATGGATAATCAACCTCCTCCCCCTAAGAAAAAAAGAAAGCGCTGGGGATGGATACTGTTTTTCATTTTATTGTTTATCATTGGAGCAGCAGCTGCTGCGTTTACTATTCTTCCTGACTGGCTGAAAGTAGATGAAGCAGAAGTCCCTGAAGTTCAAAACATGGAAGAAGATGAGGCGGTACAAGAAATAGAAGAAGCACGTTTAGAGGCTGAAGTGGAAAATGTCTACGACGATGAAGTGGAGGAAAACTTTGTAGTCGGCCAAGATCCAAGAGGCGGCTCAACTGTTAAAATTGACAGCACGGTTACTTTATATGTCAGTGAGGGACAAGAGGAAGTGGAAATGCCTGATCTAGAGGGAGTGGACCGGGACCAGGCAGAAGATATGTTAAGTGATTACAATGGGGTGGAATACACTGCCTCTGAAACATCAGAATATCCTCCTGATCATATCATTGAGCAAACACCAAAAGCCGGGGAAAACGTCGTAGCAGAAGAAACAACAGTTTATTTGACATATAGCACAGAACGAGAGTTTTCCTTAGACAATTTAGAAGGTGAATCGAAGGATGCGGTGGAAAAATATTTAGAAAATAACAACTTAAACGGAAGTTTTGAAACTCGTCATTCAGATGAGATAAGCAGCGGCCGTGTCATTGAACATTCTCCAGGACCTTACACCACTGTCACAGACGGAGATGAAATTACGTTTGTCATTTCGGAAGGGCCCGAAGAAGAATCTGTGGAAGAAAATGAAACTGAACAAATCGAAGCTGTCATTCCGGTAGAAGTGGAGGAAAGTGAGGAAGAAGAAGACCAGTCTTTCGACATTCGGATCGTTTATGAAGATGCAACCACCGATGGAGAAACCACTTTTACGGAAGAAACAATTTCAGAAACAAAAACGTACAGGGTACCGCTCGAAGTTACTCCGGAAACGGATGGGTATTACAAGCTCTATGTTGATGATGAAGAAGTCCAATCTAATACTTTTAATTACGGGGATGAATAG
- a CDS encoding DAK2 domain-containing protein produces MFEEGAAVLKKNVKKVDALNVFPVPDGDTGTNMNLTIQSGIKEVKTNASNHAGEVAKSFSKGLLMGARGNSGVILSQLFRGFSKAVENKAELTTKDLERALEEGVTTAYKAVMKPVEGTILTVAKDASSSKETKANITPMDWMKSVVEKASSSLKETPELLPVLKEVGVVDSGGQGLVYIYEGMLHALEGKTSKDDAESAAPSLDELVKVEHHQNAQSHLATEDIEFGYCTEVMVKFEEDKLLENRFDENAFRNELARSGDSLLVVSDEDLLKIHIHAEYPGDILSKAQNYGSLVHVKIENMREQHQALTSNKTDKEQEGTKGTSQINTEEEKSDEPVSAPYGFVTVSMGAGIETLFRGLGVNEIIAGGQTMNPSTEDIVTAIRKVNADHIFVLPNNGNIVLAAEQAAEVVGSHVEVIPTKSVPQGLSALIAFNEEEDASENKQAMECARKEVKTGQVTYAVRDTVIDGLEIKKGDYMAIAEKEIIASGSDVEKVTKNLLENMIEEESEIVTLIRGEDGSEKLEEKITVFIEKAYTDVEVEIHEGGQPLYSYIISVE; encoded by the coding sequence ATGTTTGAAGAAGGAGCGGCTGTTCTTAAGAAAAACGTTAAAAAAGTAGATGCACTAAATGTTTTCCCTGTACCGGATGGGGACACAGGTACAAACATGAATTTAACCATTCAATCAGGAATAAAAGAAGTGAAAACGAATGCAAGCAATCATGCTGGGGAAGTAGCGAAATCTTTTTCTAAAGGGCTTTTAATGGGAGCAAGAGGAAATTCGGGAGTCATACTCTCACAGCTATTCCGTGGATTTTCCAAAGCAGTGGAAAATAAAGCAGAACTAACGACAAAGGATCTAGAACGAGCTCTAGAGGAAGGGGTGACGACTGCTTACAAAGCAGTCATGAAACCGGTAGAAGGAACAATATTGACCGTTGCTAAAGATGCATCTTCTTCAAAGGAAACAAAAGCAAATATAACGCCGATGGACTGGATGAAATCTGTCGTAGAAAAAGCCAGCAGTTCCTTAAAAGAAACGCCTGAGCTTTTACCTGTATTAAAGGAAGTCGGTGTAGTAGATTCCGGCGGTCAAGGTTTGGTATATATTTATGAAGGCATGCTCCATGCACTTGAAGGGAAAACATCAAAAGACGATGCAGAGTCTGCAGCTCCTTCTTTAGACGAGCTTGTTAAAGTCGAGCATCACCAAAACGCTCAATCACATTTGGCAACAGAAGATATTGAGTTTGGTTATTGCACAGAAGTGATGGTGAAGTTTGAAGAGGATAAGCTGCTTGAAAACCGTTTTGACGAAAACGCTTTTAGGAATGAGCTGGCTCGGTCAGGCGATTCTTTACTTGTCGTTAGCGACGAAGATTTATTAAAAATACATATTCATGCAGAATACCCAGGAGATATTCTATCAAAAGCCCAAAATTACGGCAGTCTCGTACACGTAAAAATTGAAAATATGAGAGAACAGCATCAGGCTCTCACAAGTAATAAAACAGACAAAGAACAAGAAGGAACGAAAGGTACCAGTCAAATTAACACGGAAGAAGAGAAAAGTGATGAGCCAGTTTCAGCCCCTTATGGATTTGTCACGGTATCTATGGGAGCTGGTATTGAAACGTTATTCAGAGGCCTGGGTGTTAATGAGATTATTGCAGGCGGTCAAACGATGAATCCAAGTACGGAAGATATTGTTACAGCTATACGTAAAGTTAACGCAGATCACATTTTTGTCTTGCCAAATAACGGGAACATCGTGTTGGCTGCTGAACAGGCAGCAGAAGTTGTTGGTTCCCATGTTGAAGTGATTCCGACTAAGTCGGTACCTCAAGGTCTAAGCGCCTTGATTGCTTTTAATGAAGAAGAAGACGCTTCAGAAAACAAACAAGCCATGGAATGTGCCAGAAAAGAAGTGAAAACCGGACAAGTTACGTACGCTGTCAGAGACACAGTTATTGACGGTTTGGAAATTAAAAAAGGAGATTACATGGCTATTGCCGAAAAAGAGATAATAGCCTCAGGATCGGATGTCGAAAAAGTTACCAAAAACCTTCTTGAGAATATGATTGAGGAAGAATCAGAAATTGTGACATTGATTCGGGGAGAAGACGGCAGTGAAAAATTGGAAGAAAAAATTACCGTTTTTATTGAAAAAGCATATACGGATGTAGAGGTCGAAATACATGAAGGCGGTCAGCCCTTATATTCCTATATTATCTCTGTAGAATAA
- the recG gene encoding ATP-dependent DNA helicase RecG, which produces MNRTLNQPVSILKGIGEEKEKELNKIGLFTIADLLQHFPYRYENHEVLPIEELRHDDRVTVSGTIQTEPAIRFYGKKKSRMTVRLMVENILITAVFFNRAFLKNKIKRGETVTLTGKWDKYKLTITVQDFKQGSPDPTKQLEAVYSTGGNVTVKQLRRYIHSALTEYSTHIKESLPSSFLVSYKLPSRKESYTAVHRPENKEKLKHARRRLVYEELLFFQLKMQAFKRQERLSSHGRVHSFDEEKITTFINKLPFSLTNAQIRVIEEITQDLRDPLKMNRLLQGDVGSGKTVVAAIAMYAVYLSGSQSALMVPTEILAEQHYQGLKELLSNTNVKISLLTGSTKGKRKREVNASVEDGDTHIVVGTHALIQEDVAFLNLGLVITDEQHRFGVEQRRVLRDKGYEPDVLFMTATPIPRTLAITVFGDMDVSIIDELPAGRKTIETYWVKPPVLERVLRFIQKEVNNGRQAYVICPLIEESDKLDVQNAIDVHAQLQQYFSCKVGLIHGRLAAEEKEQIMEAFSTNDIQILVSTTVVEVGVNVPNATVMVIYDADRFGLSQLHQLRGRVGRGDQQSYCILLADPKGETGKERMQIMQETEDGFVLSEKDLELRGPGDFFGSKQSGLPDFKIADPVHDYRALETARQDAARLIKSKEFWTAAEYSSLRHYLDKSGVLSGQKID; this is translated from the coding sequence ATGAACCGCACCTTAAATCAGCCGGTTTCCATATTAAAAGGAATTGGGGAGGAAAAAGAAAAAGAACTTAACAAGATTGGTTTATTTACGATCGCAGATCTTTTGCAGCATTTTCCTTATCGCTATGAAAATCATGAAGTTCTTCCAATAGAAGAGCTGCGGCATGATGATCGAGTTACTGTTTCAGGAACGATTCAAACAGAGCCTGCTATTCGATTTTACGGGAAAAAGAAATCAAGAATGACGGTTCGTTTAATGGTTGAAAACATACTCATTACGGCTGTGTTCTTTAATCGCGCCTTTTTAAAAAATAAAATAAAAAGGGGCGAAACGGTAACGCTTACAGGAAAGTGGGACAAATATAAGCTGACCATTACCGTTCAGGATTTTAAGCAGGGAAGCCCAGATCCAACAAAGCAGCTGGAAGCTGTGTACTCTACTGGAGGTAACGTAACAGTAAAACAGCTGCGCCGATATATTCATTCTGCTCTTACAGAATACAGCACACACATTAAGGAAAGTTTGCCGTCATCATTTTTAGTCTCTTATAAGCTTCCCTCTCGGAAAGAATCTTACACAGCTGTACACCGTCCAGAAAATAAAGAAAAATTAAAGCATGCCAGACGCCGATTAGTATATGAAGAACTTTTATTCTTTCAATTGAAAATGCAGGCCTTTAAACGACAAGAACGTCTCTCATCACATGGCAGAGTTCATTCTTTTGATGAAGAAAAAATAACAACATTTATAAACAAGCTGCCGTTTTCTTTAACAAACGCTCAAATACGTGTCATAGAAGAAATAACCCAAGATTTAAGAGATCCATTAAAAATGAACCGGCTTTTACAAGGGGATGTAGGATCGGGAAAAACGGTCGTAGCCGCTATAGCTATGTATGCTGTCTACTTATCAGGGTCACAATCTGCATTAATGGTTCCTACAGAAATCTTAGCGGAACAACATTACCAAGGGCTGAAGGAATTATTATCGAACACAAATGTGAAGATTTCTCTATTAACCGGTTCTACAAAAGGTAAAAGAAAAAGGGAAGTAAATGCTTCCGTAGAAGATGGGGACACGCATATTGTCGTAGGGACGCACGCGCTTATTCAAGAGGATGTAGCTTTTTTAAATCTCGGGCTGGTCATTACTGATGAACAGCACCGATTTGGGGTTGAACAAAGACGGGTCCTTCGCGATAAAGGGTATGAACCAGACGTGCTTTTTATGACGGCAACCCCTATCCCTCGTACTCTTGCAATTACTGTGTTTGGAGATATGGATGTTTCTATTATCGATGAATTGCCAGCTGGACGAAAAACAATAGAAACGTATTGGGTTAAACCTCCTGTACTAGAGAGAGTGCTGCGGTTTATACAAAAAGAAGTAAACAATGGAAGACAGGCTTATGTCATTTGTCCGCTTATTGAAGAGTCTGATAAACTCGATGTTCAAAATGCCATTGATGTTCATGCTCAGCTGCAGCAATATTTCTCCTGCAAAGTAGGGTTAATTCACGGAAGACTGGCTGCCGAGGAAAAAGAACAAATAATGGAGGCTTTTTCTACGAATGACATTCAGATTTTGGTTTCAACTACTGTAGTAGAAGTAGGTGTCAATGTTCCTAATGCGACAGTCATGGTCATTTATGATGCAGACCGTTTTGGACTTTCACAGCTGCACCAGTTAAGAGGGAGAGTTGGGCGAGGGGATCAACAATCTTACTGTATTTTGCTTGCTGATCCCAAAGGAGAAACAGGAAAAGAACGGATGCAGATTATGCAGGAAACAGAAGATGGCTTTGTTTTGTCTGAAAAAGATCTAGAATTAAGAGGACCAGGGGATTTTTTTGGAAGCAAACAAAGTGGACTTCCTGACTTTAAAATTGCCGATCCTGTCCATGATTATAGAGCACTTGAAACAGCGCGGCAGGATGCAGCCCGGTTAATAAAAAGCAAAGAATTTTGGACAGCTGCTGAGTATTCGAGCTTAAGACACTATTTAGATAAAAGCGGTGTGTTAAGCGGTCAAAAAATAGATTAG
- the rpmB gene encoding 50S ribosomal protein L28, with translation MARKCYVTGKGPKSGHNRSHANNATKRRWGSNVQKVRIMVDGKPKRVYVSARALKSGKVQRV, from the coding sequence ATGGCACGTAAATGCTACGTGACAGGCAAGGGACCGAAATCCGGTCACAACCGTTCTCACGCAAACAACGCTACAAAGCGCCGCTGGGGCTCTAATGTTCAAAAAGTACGCATCATGGTTGATGGAAAACCAAAGCGTGTTTATGTTTCTGCCCGTGCTCTTAAATCAGGCAAAGTTCAGCGCGTGTAA
- a CDS encoding Asp23/Gls24 family envelope stress response protein, protein MTIEMNSQLGSIDVSREVVATIAGGAAVDCYGIVGMASQKQIKDGLSEMLGRDNFSRGVVIRELDDGIHIDMYIIVSYGTKISEVAYNVQSKVKYQLQQMLGLTVDSVNVYVQGVRVTQS, encoded by the coding sequence ATGACAATTGAAATGAATTCACAGCTAGGTTCGATAGATGTTTCAAGAGAAGTTGTAGCTACTATTGCCGGAGGAGCAGCCGTTGATTGTTACGGAATTGTCGGCATGGCATCCCAAAAACAAATAAAAGACGGTTTATCTGAAATGCTCGGCCGGGATAACTTTTCTCGCGGTGTCGTCATTCGTGAGCTTGATGATGGAATCCATATAGATATGTATATTATCGTAAGCTATGGTACAAAAATTTCTGAAGTCGCTTATAATGTTCAAAGCAAAGTGAAATACCAGCTTCAGCAAATGCTTGGTTTAACCGTTGATTCTGTGAACGTATATGTTCAAGGTGTACGGGTTACGCAGTCATAG
- the fapR gene encoding transcription factor FapR encodes MKRNKKERQHFLKEKIEADPFITDEALAEAFNVSVQTIRLDRLELSIPELRERIKHVAREHLDEVKALPLEEVIGEIVDLRLDEEAISILDIGEEHVFSRTGIARGHYLFAQANSLAVAIINDELALTTKASVHFSRQVKSGERVVAKAVVAGTGKSKTVVEITSRVNRETVFHGEFVMYRSHR; translated from the coding sequence GTGAAAAGAAATAAAAAAGAAAGACAACACTTTTTAAAAGAAAAAATTGAAGCTGACCCATTTATTACAGATGAAGCTTTGGCTGAAGCCTTTAATGTAAGTGTACAGACTATCCGTCTCGACCGGCTGGAGCTGTCTATACCAGAATTACGTGAGCGGATTAAACACGTTGCGAGAGAACACCTAGATGAAGTGAAAGCTCTGCCATTAGAAGAAGTCATCGGGGAAATTGTTGATTTACGATTAGATGAAGAAGCTATTTCTATTTTAGATATTGGTGAAGAACATGTTTTTTCGCGTACCGGGATTGCTCGCGGACATTATTTATTTGCCCAGGCGAATTCTTTGGCAGTTGCCATTATTAATGATGAATTAGCTCTTACTACAAAAGCTTCGGTGCATTTCAGCAGACAGGTTAAATCCGGGGAGAGAGTAGTTGCTAAGGCTGTTGTGGCTGGAACGGGAAAAAGTAAAACAGTCGTCGAGATTACCAGCCGAGTGAATCGGGAGACTGTCTTTCACGGAGAATTTGTGATGTATCGTTCTCATAGATAA